Part of the Capsicum annuum cultivar UCD-10X-F1 chromosome 12, UCD10Xv1.1, whole genome shotgun sequence genome is shown below.
ATGGCAATCGCCTAGCCCCAAGTGGGCGATGCATGCCAATTGCACAACCCTTCCAGTAGCTGTTGGCGATGGACATGCGATGCACGACCTTAGCATAAAGTCTACCTTGCGACGCACACTCAGTTTTAAGGTCTTAAAGCACCCCCAACACAACCCACAACATCTAAACATGGCCTACCATCGATACAGGAGTTCTAATGGTCATTTTAGACTGCGTTATACAAGCGTCAAAacatggggtgttacacttatcCTTTTATGTAAGTCGCTAAAGGCGGATGTAGCTCAAAACCAACAGTTTGACTGAATTTAATATTTTGGGACACGAGAATGACAATATTTTCTAATGTAGGAAGTGATTGATGATTTCATATGGAGGTAGGAATCGGTCCTTGCTTGacttttctctttcttcctttgagagtaaattttatgttttatttcacTAGTTTCATCATTGATATATAGAGAGGAGTgcaaatgaaaatgaaaaaataatgctacatatatatattttatatccttGTCTCAATTTAACAAGGGCAAAAGATTTCATCTCTTTGAAAATTGAGGAGTCCAAGACTAGTATAATGAAACACAGAGCTTATCAGTACTAGAAGCAACTTGGACCAGTCTAACAAATATCGGCCTATATATATTTGTGTAGCCCTTTTCTTAGTTCCCACAACCAAATGTCATACCTTAATTGCATACCTTTTTCTTAAttcccatttttttttataattaggcCATTTTAAATTGATCATTAAACCACTCACACTTCTTGGGCACCCATAAAACTCATAATTAGATTGTGAATAATTTttgtttcaataaaataaattgagaTCTGTATTTGCTTTATCATCTATTAAaaaatttttaccttttttttttcttcgagGAGAATTATGCTTTTTTTatttgaggtcaagttaaagggcatgtttatgtattatattttttttttattgttcaaACTAACTACACATGATCCTTGATGATTAGAGTAAAGAATACCTTTAGTTAATGAGTAGTAACATCAGACGAAAATTCAAAGAGATAGAAATTTGTGtgttttagttttcatatgaaattttcaCAGCAAGACTAGTACAAGGACTTGTAAAgtctttcttgattttatttttctctcttcttttttcttctttttttgggaCCAAAAAAATGTGTTTAATTATTCAATGTTTGATTCTATCATTTAAAATGGATTAATAGAACTTTCAAAGTTGGTGCAAGAGATTTTATCATTATAATTTTATCTCTGGTACAATTATCCCATAATGACCCCAAAAATTATAGGTGGTCAGCGAATTCTTGATTAGATTTGTTCGTCTGACTAAACATAATGACATCATTAGCAAAACTAAGATACTAAACATATGATCCTAATTAGATACTAGAGTGAAGAATACATTcatttgaattgaaaatttaaattgaaaggaCATGTGCATCgtagaaaaaaaattctcaaaacaaataGACCTCGTCATTTGAAACTTCTGTGGAAGAGCCTTCTGCATTTACTTTGAGAAGGAAAAAAagttaagtctttgcaattggagCCTTTCTTTCATTTGAGAGTAACATAGATATTTTATTTCActgaataaataattttatatctttgtttctAAACTAAAAAAGGTAATGGAGATCATTTTTTTAAATCCTAATCTCACCTCTTTCATTTTCGAAATTGCACTTACCATCAAAGAATGTGGCGGAATATAAAGGTTTAATTCCTCCATACTTAGATATAGATCTTAAATTCAAGCTCTTAAAATAGAGAAATCTCTCTATGTTTAGTATTTTACCAATTGGCAACAAATTGAGTAACTATTAAATGCATTTGAGAAAATTGTATTCTTTTTAACAAATCACTATCAATTATtataaacacatcaaaataagTAGCACGTTACATTTTGATGTTTGGACTTAGAGTAAAAATACGTTCAACTAATGACTAGTCacattaaaatgaaaaatcaaagtgAAGGAATTTGTGTGAAATTTCTACGGTGAGACTCGTGCAaggatttgaaaattttttaattatccTTTTATGCAAGTAGTTAAAGGTAGATGTAACTCGAAAAAAACAAGTTTAACTGAATTTACTATTTTTGGATACGAAACATAGATATAGCATTTGTATATGTGAAAAAATCACTAATTGTATTTCATTAAAATTACCATGCATTCAGAAGTACAATATATTAAGCAGGTCACAACTCTAAAGGTTAAACTcaccaaatttaaattttggatgCACCATTTACCGTAACAAGTTTGTCCGTCAgaaagatatgcatgttcaatatctTTTGAGGTTATTATCATCAATTTATTTTTCGTCATGGGTAACTTTctgattaaaaataattatttgaagtAAAATAAGTTAAAAGTTTCATAGGTAAATAGATTGGCCcgattattttagattttcctGACAAGACTTGTGCATTGACTCGAGAATGACACTATTTTCTACAGTAGGAATTGATTGATAACTTGATATGATAGCACTACTAGACTTTTCTCTTTCTTCGAAATCGCAGTTACCATCAGAGAATGTGATGGAATATATAGGTGCAATCACTCCATCCTTAAAGTTGAGCTTTTGAAATAGAGAAATGTTCTCGTTAACTAAATGTCTCTacttttagtattttatcaattGACAACAAATTAAACAATTGACATCCTATTAAATGTAATTTATTTCAGTATCAAAATTAAAAGTGAAAGGGAGTTGTCTGTTTGGTAGCTTTCATTGAAATTTCCACAACAAGAGTTACTGGAATTACTTGAAAATTCAAAGAACTGCATTTATACAATTAGTTGCATTAAAGAAGATATTTTGAGGAACACTCCGTGGAGAACTAACCTTGGTGCTTCCCCCTCTAATATGTCTTACGCAGCGTAAATTTCAATTATTCAAGGTCCTAATTTGGATATCGAATACCGAATAGGAAAtcaaaaaaggaataagaaaaggcCACATCTCATTTCCAATATCATGTATAATCAGGTCCCTCAATATCATATTATTATACCAAAAAAGACATTATCATATGACTTAGCCGTGTCTAATATTCGAGAATGACATTTTGCTACACTTTTGGCTACTTAAATAGGCTTGACTATTGACCAATTATTGgttcaaataaagtattttttaaaataaaattggtcgacaTAATTACCGGTTATTTTTTCGCATTCTTTTCTGTAGCAAACATTGGATTTTACATCAAATTTAATGACTTTATGTGACGTAGCTTTCTTTGAAATTTCCATAGCAAGATATGAGAATAACAGACATTAATTTCCCTATTTCTTTTTAGTTGCCTTCAAATTTACTATGGGTCAAGGTTGACTTAAATTCTTGTTACAGTTTGTCTTGAATTTTCTTCTCACGGTAAAATAATAACatcacaatgtagtcattaaagagtctcGTATAGAGGGGCATTATTGTcgctatatattttatattagtttttttcATAGGTAGTCAATTTATGACCAAACTCTTACAATATGAACAAATACTTAGTTGTTCATTGTCTTCTATTCGAACTCATGACCATGTTGCCTATACCAATATTCTCACTAAACCTCTACTAAAAGCACGATTTCGGCATCTCAAAAATCACTAGTAATTCTTGTTTTTACTGGGATTTGAGCCGCGATCTCCTATAATTTCCCCTCACTTCAAGATTATTAAACCTCACAAACTTCTTAGCACTGTATTATACCGAATGAAAACAGTAGAAGAGGACTTgaacaaattaaattaaaattaaaatgagAGTTGTCAttgattctttctttcttcttccttcttttctGATTAAATGgtagattttagtttttcaattAGGAGGAAAATGGCATTACTTCATTTTAATTTTACAAttacattttttcttcttcactttATTGCCAAATTTATACTACTGCAATACAACTTGGACTAGTCAACCAAATATCTGCCTATATATATTTGGGTTGGCCTTTTTCTTAGTTCCAACAACCAACTTTCAAACTCTTTGATGCTAAACAGGGCCTACACACAattctcattttttctctttctctgtTTCTgtcttccttctttttcttcatccatACCTCATCCGTGTCGCAAAGATCAAAGCGCAACTCTTCTAAAATTCAAGAGAACACTTTCTGTAGATCCCTCAGTCTCTGAGGACTGTGATGAGTATGGTAAGGAGCGTTACCCAAAAACGAGTTCATGGAACATGAGCAGAGATTGCTGCTCGTGGGATGGAGTCATATGCGACGAGATGACTGGCCATGTCATTGACCTTGACCTCGGTTGCAGCCAACTTGTTGGGACCATTGATTCCAATAGTAGCCTATTCCAACTCTCTCATCTCCAGAGGCTCAACCTTTCTTATAATGGCTTCTACGGTTCACACATCTCTCCTAAATTCGGGAGGTTCTCGAGCTTGACACATCTGGATCTTTCCAACTCCTCTTTCACAGGTCAAATTCCCTCTGAAATCTCTCATCTTTCCAAGTTACAGTCTCTTTTTCTATCACACTGGGGTAGCACTCTCATCCTTGGACGGGACAATTTTGAAATGCTCATTCTGAATCTGACCCAATTGAAAGAGCTTGATCTTACTTTCATAAACATCTCTCTTCTCATTTAACAACTTTGAGGCTGCAATGGACAGGATTGTATGGGATAATACCTGAGAGTATTTTTCACCTGCCCAACCTGGAAACACTTGACTTAAGTTACAATGATCAGCTCAGTGGTTCTTTTCCAAAGACAAAATGGAACAGTAGTGCATCTCTCATGAAGTTAGATCTCTCTTTCGTAACATTTTCTGGTAATTTGCCTGAATATCTTTCTAATTTCACCCGCATAGAGGATTTGAATCTTAAAAGAAACTTCCTGAATGGATCAATACCATCTAGTATGTTGTCTCTTCCATCACTACGCAAAGTAGTCTTGAGTGGTAACTACTTTTCTGGTCAGCTTGAGGATTTCAAGTCCAATTCACTAGTCTGGATTGATTTAAGAAATAATCAGCTGCAAGGCCAGGTTCCCAAGTCAATTCAAAACCTTGAGAACCTAACAACCCTTGATCTCTCCTTCGATAATTTTAGTGGAAATGTGGATATCAGCTTATTTTCAAATCTCAAACATCTTTGGTATCTTAGTCtttcatataataatatatcattgATCAATGAGAAGGAAGTTGAATTTACTTTGCCCGAATCTCTTGAAAGGTTAGAATTGGCAGCATGTGAAGTGacaaaaattgagtttttaagaTCTGCAAAGCAGCTTGAGGAGTTGgatctttcaaataataagcttcAAGGAAGAGTTCCAGATTGGGCATGGTCTAACCGGATGTTCTCATTGAAAAGTCTTATTTTATCCCACAACATGCTAACAAGTATTGATTCAATTCCTCTTCAGTCTGTAGAAATCattgatttgaggtccaattTGCTTCAAGGTTCATTACCTAATCCGGGAAATTCCACAAGGCTTTTCTTCATATCACAAAATAATCTCATTGGAGAGATCCCTTTGTCTATTTGCAATTTGAGATTATTAAAAGTTCTAGATTTGGCGAGAAACAACTTGACGGGAGAAATTCCGGAATGTTTGGGTGATATCATTCATCTCGAGGTTTTGGATATGCACCGCAACAATCTTTCTGGGTCTCTTCCAGCAACTTTCATCACTGAAAGCTCACTTAGAAGCTTCAACTTGCATGACAATAAACTAAAGGGGAAAATTCCCCAATCTTTGGCTAATTGCAAAGAGTTGCAAGTTGTTGATTTAGGCGATAATCAACTCAACGACACATTCCCCATGTGGTCGGGAGCTCTGCCAAAGCTGCAGGTTTTAATCTTGAGATCAAACAAATTGCACGGATCCATCAGAACTTCAAGGATTGGAAACATGTTTCCCAAGCTTAGAATCATAGATCTATCCTACAATGCCTTCTCGGGAATCTTACCGGTGAGTCTGTTTCAACATTTGAAAGCCATGAGGacaattgatcaaacaaaaaAGTTACCAGCATATCTTGGAGACAGGTATTACCATGATTCTATTACAATTGCAACCAAGGGACTGAAGCTTGAACTTGTCAGAATTTTGACTATTTACACCACCATTGATCTTTCAAGTAACAAATTTGAAGGACATATTCCACACATTATGGGAGATTTTATTGCACTTCGGGTGCTAAATTTATCTCATAATGCGTTGGAAGGTCATATACCACCATCACTTGGAAGTTTATCTGTAGTTGAATCATTTGACCTTTCATTTAACCAGCTTTCGGGAGAGATACCACAACAACTTGCTTCTCTTACATCTCTTGCATTCTTAAATTTGTCCTACAATCATCTTCGAGGATGCATCCCTCAAGGAGCTCAATTCTCAACATTTGAGAAATATTCATATGGAGGCAATGATGGATTACGTGGATTCCCAGTTTCGAAAGGTTGTGGCAATGGTGTGTCAGAGACAAATTATACTGAATCCGCAGTAGATGATGAAGAAAGCAATTCTGAATTTTGGAGTGATTTTTGGAAAGCTGCTCTCATGGGGTATGGAAGTGGACTATGTATTGGTTTATCCATAACATATTTCATGATTTCAACTGGAAACCCTAAATGGCTTGCAAGAATCATTGAAGCGCTGGAATATATGATTATGGTGAGACAGAGAAAGAAGCAGGGAAGGAAAGGGAATTACAGAAGAAGAAATAATCATTTCTAGACTTCCCGGAGAGTCCTCACATTGATATGCATAAGATTTTGGTCATCAACTAATCCCAATGGATGCTATATATGGTCTTAATTTAGTTTACACACAAGAGTCAGATTTCTTTCTGAAAATGATGATCTGAAGCTTATCATATCTAAGCCAACACACCAGCAATGGTACGACGGAAACCTTCAGAAGAATATAATTGGTACCCGCACCTTTGAAAAGAGATTTGTGCTTCCTCagtttgtttttaaaaatttggaAGAATGCGGCGAGTGAGCTCTCGTACTATTGAAACTAAGAGCTTAAGCTAAGGGTATTActatttcattttcttcaaagatgaTTACATAAATGGAATGAAAGGCTATCTATAGATAGAAcaagaatatatataaataaggtAAAATGTATTGATTTTTTCACTTTAAGCTAAACTATTTTTTCACCAACAACTCTCCAACGAAAATGATATGTTTCAACTAATTGTACGCCGAGGTGTGTAAtgcaagaaaacttaataatttGGGGCGCCCAAGATTTAATGCAAGAAAACATATCAGATTTTTGTCTTGGGCGGAATTTGAATCTGAAATGCTTTAGTCTAGAGATAAGAGCAGTCCttgcttgaattttttcttttcctctttcatTTGATACTAAATTCGTAAGTAATT
Proteins encoded:
- the LOC107851203 gene encoding receptor-like protein 9DC3, with the translated sequence MKLDLSFVTFSGNLPEYLSNFTRIEDLNLKRNFLNGSIPSSMLSLPSLRKVVLSGNYFSGQLEDFKSNSLVWIDLRNNQLQGQVPKSIQNLENLTTLDLSFDNFSGNVDISLFSNLKHLWYLSLSYNNISLINEKEVEFTLPESLERLELAACEVTKIEFLRSAKQLEELDLSNNKLQGRVPDWAWSNRMFSLKSLILSHNMLTSIDSIPLQSVEIIDLRSNLLQGSLPNPGNSTRLFFISQNNLIGEIPLSICNLRLLKVLDLARNNLTGEIPECLGDIIHLEVLDMHRNNLSGSLPATFITESSLRSFNLHDNKLKGKIPQSLANCKELQVVDLGDNQLNDTFPMWSGALPKLQVLILRSNKLHGSIRTSRIGNMFPKLRIIDLSYNAFSGILPVSLFQHLKAMRTIDQTKKLPAYLGDRYYHDSITIATKGLKLELVRILTIYTTIDLSSNKFEGHIPHIMGDFIALRVLNLSHNALEGHIPPSLGSLSVVESFDLSFNQLSGEIPQQLASLTSLAFLNLSYNHLRGCIPQGAQFSTFEKYSYGGNDGLRGFPVSKGCGNGVSETNYTESAVDDEESNSEFWSDFWKAALMGYGSGLCIGLSITYFMISTGNPKWLARIIEALEYMIMVRQRKKQGRKGNYRRRNNHF